ttttttcaaatttaaattcgCATATCTGCTCAATACAaataaatgtatattttatatCTTTTAGATTCGAGTATCACCGTCACTTACCCTCTACTTCCCTTATACTAAAAACAAAAAGCCAAACTCTTTAAGCAAATAAAGAGCTTGACCCTTTTCGTAAGAGTCAGGTTGCCAGAACTTGGATCAGAAGAAGCAAATTAATCTACAATCTATATTAACACAATTTTGGTATTTTTCCTTCAACCACtccatcttcttcaatctttcCTCGGAAAATCTCAGTGGCATACAGAATTAACACAGAAAGAGAACTAAGAAACTAACCTAcagagaaaagaagaaaaaaagaatgCAGCTATGTAACTGTCGGCACGCATATCTGGCATCACCAACCTTCATCGTATTCTCACTTCCCAAAGAATGCACGTCTCGGTGTCATTGCTTCAAGTTTTAATAAGGTGCTCAAGTAAAAAAGAAAGTGCACCCACAGTGAGAATCAGATATAAAACCATTTACAAAAACTATACTTAGCTTACAAGGAGTTAAGATATATCATTCGTATGTTATAAAATCAGGCGAGAGAATGGTTCTAAAGAGCTCCTTCAGATTTGCCAGTACATGCCGAGGGCCTAAGCTATTCATCCCCACAAAATTCAGGAGTTGTTCTATGTCCTGTTGTACCAAAATCAGAAGCAAAATTAGCAATTGAAGAGTTGAAAATATAGGGATTTGGAAAGAAGTGGAGACTAGCCAAAGATCACATGGATATATGTTTGGACAATAATTTAGGAGGAAAGAGAAGGAAAGTAAGGAAGGGAGAGTatcttttgtttgtttaggaaTAATAGGGGACAATTTTCCCTTCAAATTCCTCTCCTTCTCCAATTCATTCAATCCAAACAAAGTGTTAAATGTGAAATTGTTTATAGGGTAGCACTAGATGGACGTGAAAGAGGATATTTATGGATAACAGGTGATAGATAATTGGGTCACACAGTCGATCTATTAGAACCCCGATGGGATAATGGGAATCCTTGTTATAAACTGGGAATGCTAATGGAAATTCTTCTGCATCAGTCCAAAAACCATCAAAAAGCTGGGGgtagaaaaagaataagaaagaaCTCATAAAACAATTCTGTCTAGCTACACCAACTATTATCACCAACAAGAAACATTAATAGTGCAATCCACTATGGTCCTAGAGCAGGAGTTGAACCAATGCAGCaacacacattcaaatttattaTAACTAGAAATTTTCCGGAAAAAAATCCacgttttatgatataatgataaatgaatagagAAACAAACCTTGTTCAATAGAAATATAGCATATGCTGCTCTTGTAGCATCTTGCCCATCTAAAAAAAGAGGAAACTCCAAAGACTTATTCGCAGAAGCAAGCGCAGTCACAGAGGATCCTGACATATCAATAGATGGTGCAAAGTCTTTGATGTATGAATGAGAACCACCTAATCGCAAAGGATATCGCAAAGGGACTTGCAGATACGAAGCTATGAGAGAGATAGCCTGCACAGGGCCCACTTAACATGTTAATAACATCTAGTTATACCATATAATAGTAACTATTGTTTCAGGTCAGAGAAGTAAAACAGGCAGTAGTATTCATGGAATTCGATGGCAGACAAGATGTACATAAGACAAATAGATTCCATCGGAAGACCACAGCAAACCAGGAATAAAAATTTATGTATAATGGCCAAAGAGGAATAGAGCCTAAGACGCCAAACTTACAGTAGTAGTACTTTATCCTGACTATGAACATATCATTCATCATATACTAATTATTTACTCAAGGGAAGTGAGAGGACACACATGGGCAATGTATCCTAAGGCAGTCGTTGACTTCTGAACCTGCTTCTTATCAGTGAAAAAAGTTATTTGCGTAAAAGGAAGCATATTCAACTGCAGCCCAAGAATAGTCAAGGCTCCTTTATTTCTTGACTTGTTCTCAATTGTTCCATCAAATGTCACTGCATAGAAAGGATAAATAAATCAACAAATTGGGGCAAAATTAAATCCCATAATGCAAATTTGCAGTATCAACAAATGAGCTATCAGAATGTACTGTAGCAATTAGCACGGGAAGTATGACAATGAAAATAGAAAGAATCATAAACAAATTCTATCAAGTGGTCTTAGCTCTTTTAGAAAGGTTGAACAAACATATGCATATATTAACTCTGCCCATATTCAGCAAAATACACTTTCAACAACCCCAAAGCCTTAAAAGCACAAATATAGTATTAGCTACTTgtaccaaaacaaatcaacatgaGACATCATCAGGAATAGACTTCGTTGGCCCTAGTACTAaccaacaatgaaaaaaaaataatgcaacTCCAATATTGACCTATAATAGGCTAAACCATATTTGATCTCGGCATGAAAACCAACCCAACCATGCTGCTACAAGGAAGCATGACATACGGCCAACAAGTACATAGTACCAACGTAAAGATAATTGATGTATACAATAATAAACTAGTACCACTTAAACTTGATATTATCCACTATCTCTTCAACATATATTGGGTTCACCAGAGTAAAATAATCTCAAAatcatgtattattattaggtgTGCATAGTCTTGCCCTGCCAGAAGAACTTTCATgcaaacaaaaacaagaaatcCCTCAATTGTATCCTAAATAATAATCCATGCGTCTATTTTAGGCTGGTCTCAAATTACATACATTGTAAAATTAGTACCTTGAAACTTCTCAATATCCAACTGTACCCTTAATCATACCATTCACTAAGGATTCAAAACAGAGTGTCAATATGATAGAGATGTCAAAAtctgaaaaatgaatgatactTCAAACCTCCCAAAAGTCCTACTATTTGCAATTTAAGGTCAGAGTAAGCAGCATATTTTTAGTTTTCAGTTGAAAACATGAAACGGGTCAAAAAACCAACGGAAACAAAAGTATATGTTTCTCTAAAGTGCAGCACGCCAGCACCTGATCTGCTACCGCTTGGAAAGGCATCAAGTTCAAGCTCCTGCGTTGCACCAATCAAGGTCTTAACAGGATAAAGGTATGCAACTTGAGAAATCAAATGTTGTTGTCTCAGTCTAAGCATCTTCTGCAGACACTTTAATCGAGTAAGACCCTTCTCTCCAAAAAGTAGTTGACCAGATTCCTGCAGAAACAGAGTAAATAACTGCATTGACTATCTCGATGTTAAAAGCTTTATCTATATACTTATACAAATAtatcaatatcatcaaaaacTATTACAACATTGTATTTCCCCAAAAATGCTAAAGCGGCTCCAGGATGACGTAAGGGAGAGTCAGAAGAAAGCAGACTTATCAACAAAGATGTTTCTGGATCATTATGAACTATGATGAACTAAAACTCCATCCAATTTGAACAAAAAAATCCAATCACGAATCATCAAGCAGATTGTTTCATAATTTTCACTTCAACTTTCATTGCTAATACTTTAAGATTTCACACCCATTATCTTCTTTTCCTTACCATTTCACATATTATGTATTCCACAAACTAATTCAACTTAGAAAGTATTTGCAAATACTGAGGTTGGCAACACGTTTCTTGATAGAGGAAGTCAATGCAACCATTGATGTTGGCTAAATAATAGATACCTGAGCAAGACATACCTGCAAGCTTTTTTGTGTAGCAGAAAGGGTTGTTCCTGAAACGAGTAGGGACTTAATTTCAACAGCTAAATGCTCTTCTTTTGTGTTAGCATGTTCTTTTACCACCTTTGCCTGCATCATCATGTTTTCCATAACCAACTTCCTATCTTGCACTCTTTCAGAAATCTCATCAAGTTCATTCTTTCTGCACAAGGACTCAGATTCTACCTGGCAACAATGTAAACGCCCGCTAAATAGCGGGTAAGAATATTAAAGTCCCACATATCCAATATCAAGATAGATCGACAGTTTAATGACTACATGaatgttaaataaataaatgaatacttatttttcctataaaaaattaatttatatttgagATATGTATCCACAATAAATAGACAAGTCAACAAAATTTCATCATATTAATGTATACTCTATTGTTTCTGTTTGTGTCCTATTCATATTCAGGCTCACAGCCCATTGACATTTTACGCACTTATCCATTGTGAAGTTTGGGCTACTTAAAAATCAATGTCCAAACTTCAATAACGCTTTAAGATTCGTTTATAGTTAGTTATTGTGTGCCTATCACGGAACAACATTTAGTCATGGCATTAGTTGGCCTTTCCATGTCATTAGCGCATTGGGTTAACAAGCTTTAGTTTCATCAGGAGGCAACTATCATTATATTGGAAGCGAATGTATAATCCTTGGTGGACTTATTTAGATTAAGTTGATTTATTGTCAATGGGGTCCCAAGCATGTGACTTCTCAGGGACGCAAAGTTTCTGTTATAAAAGGGTTGAATCAGTACAGAAAATTATTCAACTGTTTCTGAATTCAAGAATTTCCAAGAACCACTATACAGGGAATGATAAAAgattttattcaattaagaGATGTTAGCAAGATCTTTGGACTATTCGAGTTTCCCAACTCCAAGCGAATTCACGCTACTTTTATTGAATTCTATCCTATCCCTTTCCCCCATCTTAACTCTTTTATTCATACACATCATTTAAGGAATGAAACAAACTTGCATAAAGGCCAACAAACTTTCCTAAATTTTTAGCTACTAGGATTCCCAAGTAACAGATTTCACATAATTGTAACAAACCGATTGCTTGCTCAAGCCTTAACTAATTACTTTCTTATCCTTTCGCCCTTTATGCTGTAGGAATATTTAAGGGCTGGCTCATTGTTACTTGGAACGATATTCGTTTAGGAACAGGGAACAAGAAAGGAAACAAGGAATGCAACCTTAATTGACTCACGGAACGATTGGGTATGAGATACATTACGTATAAAAAAtgtatttaaaaacaaaattaaatcaaaataatgttTTTGCTCTAAgtaattgtttttaagtgtattttttggcattttagGTTTCATCTCGTTTTTCCTCCCTTcattattctttaatttgtaaatgaaggctaaaatactttttaaaaaaggtCTTTTACTTCGGACTTCACTTTGAGCGATTTGGGTCGCGTTTCATGGTGATTGGGAACGAACGTTCGCGGTACGTTGCTGCGTTCCACGTTCCATGTAACTATGGGCCGGCTTATGTCCCGTTGTCCCATTTGTGATGTTACCCCCTTCCCAAAGAATCACCTTGTTCTCAAGctagaaagaaagaaaataagtgTGAATCATCTGGTAGTCTTCCTAGGTAGCCTCAATTGCTGGAAGTCCTTGCCATTTGTTTAGCACTTACTCAATATGTTGTGATTGTGGGCCTTTCTTCTTAACCCCTAGGATTGCCTAATGAACATTCTCCATCTCCATCTCCATGTCATGATCGAGTTGGGAGGGAAGAATGGTTGAAATTAAAGATGACCTTTGCGGTTTTTTTAGTTGGGATACATGGAAGACTGGATGCACACTACTAGATGGTGGCAAATTAAATCTATTGAGTACCTTATCAATCTTTTCCACCACTTGAAAGGGGCCATAAAATCTAGAAGCTAACTTCTCGCAAGTTCTTTTTGCAATGGACTGTTGTTGCTATGGTTGCAGCTTCAAATTTACCCAGTCCCCAATTTCGTAGGACACATTCCTTCTCCTTGAATTAGCGAGGTCTTTCATGCATTGTTGGGCCTTTAACAAAGTCAGTCGTAGCTCATCTATGATTGCGGCTCGAACTGACAACATTTCTTCTAAGCTAAGCCCTGTTGTTTACTCTTGGCTTCCACTATAATTGTTATACCTCCCATTAACGGATCTTTCAATTTCTTGTTGGATT
This Amaranthus tricolor cultivar Red isolate AtriRed21 chromosome 13, ASM2621246v1, whole genome shotgun sequence DNA region includes the following protein-coding sequences:
- the LOC130797585 gene encoding vacuolar protein sorting 38 isoform X1 translates to MELRSSTTNDPNLKIIQWEDYEQELVRLLSLSSALQQAQEKNLALRHRLETLSQVESESLCRKNELDEISERVQDRKLVMENMMMQAKVVKEHANTKEEHLAVEIKSLLVSGTTLSATQKSLQESGQLLFGEKGLTRLKCLQKMLRLRQQHLISQVAYLYPVKTLIGATQELELDAFPSGSRSVTFDGTIENKSRNKGALTILGLQLNMLPFTQITFFTDKKQVQKSTTALGYIAHAISLIASYLQVPLRYPLRLGGSHSYIKDFAPSIDMSGSSVTALASANKSLEFPLFLDGQDATRAAYAIFLLNKDIEQLLNFVGMNSLGPRHVLANLKELFRTILSPDFITYE
- the LOC130797585 gene encoding vacuolar protein sorting 38 isoform X2; amino-acid sequence: MAPFKWWKRLISGRLHCCQVESESLCRKNELDEISERVQDRKLVMENMMMQAKVVKEHANTKEEHLAVEIKSLLVSGTTLSATQKSLQESGQLLFGEKGLTRLKCLQKMLRLRQQHLISQVAYLYPVKTLIGATQELELDAFPSGSRSVTFDGTIENKSRNKGALTILGLQLNMLPFTQITFFTDKKQVQKSTTALGYIAHAISLIASYLQVPLRYPLRLGGSHSYIKDFAPSIDMSGSSVTALASANKSLEFPLFLDGQDATRAAYAIFLLNKDIEQLLNFVGMNSLGPRHVLANLKELFRTILSPDFITYE